The following nucleotide sequence is from Anaerococcus sp. Marseille-Q7828.
ACTTAAAGAAATAGCTGTATTTGAACTTGTTGATATTACTGATAGCAAGGAAGGTAAGGATGCTAACCTTAAAAAATCAGATTCTTTCGGTGAAATAAACCTAATAATGCTATCAGAACTAGAAGATGACAAGGCTAAAATAGGGGATAAGTATTCGATTACCTATACAAAAGATGAACTAGGACACATAGGTGTCATAGAAAAAGTTGAGAAAGTTAAAAAAGATAATAATACTGATGTAGATTTTGATGAACTTAAAAAGGTAGTTGATGAAGCTGGAAGTATAGTGCTGGGTGATGGTACATTTACAAGAGATAGCGCTGATAGATTTCAAAAAGCCTTTGAAAAGGCCAAAGAGATCTTAGATAAAGCTGATGCCAGCCAAGAAGAAGTTGACAAGGCTAGCAAAGAATTAAGAGAAGCTATAGATGGACTTAGTGAAAAAACAGGGGTTATAACTCGTCAATTTGTCCTAACAGAAATTTTCGAAAAGGGAGGTAAAAAAGCTCGTCTTACTGACTCAGAGAATAAGGATGTGGAATTTACAATAGACTTTGAAAGCTTGGGAGATCCAAATGCCAAAGTCGGCGATATTTACAATGTTACTATGGAACATGTCGATCCAAATGAATCAGCTTATCAAATGGGCAAGATTACAAAAATAGAAAAAGTTCCAAATTATGGAAGACTAATTGATGCTATAGAAAAAGCTAAAAAAGCTTACGACAAGAACAAAACTTACACAAAAGAAAGTTTAGCAGCTTATAACAAAGCCTTTGAAACTGCTCAAGATATGATCGCCAAGAATTCGCTAGATACTCCACAAAATGTAGACAAAGCAGCAAGCGAGCTAGAAAAAGCAGCTGATGGCCTCAAAGAAGTCAAAAAAGACGTAAATAAGAAAGAGACTTCTAAAGAAAATAAAAAGGCAAAAACTGTAAAGGGTTGGAATCCTAATACAGGAATCACTCCAGTTGCACCACTACTAGGAGTAATCGCTGGGGCAGGATATTTATTAAAAAAGAAAAAATAGTTAGAAATTGCGGGTAAGAAATTGCCCGTAATTTTTTTGCCAAAAAATATATGCTATAATAAAGTTATGATACTAGAAGCATTTGAAAATATCCGAGTTGATAAATACATCTCCGACGAATTTGAAGAAATTCCAAGAGAGAAAATCAAAGAATTTATCAAGGATAAAAAAATAAAAGTAAATAATAAAAATATCAAACCATCTTACAAATTAGAAATTGGTGATGAGATTGAAATAGACGATGAGCTTTTTGAAGTCCCAGAAATCTTAGCAGAGCCAATGGATTTAAAGATTGTCTATGAGAACGAAGACTACGCCATAATTGATAAGGATGAAAATGTTATAGTCCACCCGGCAGGATCTATAATCACAGGCACTTTGGTAAATGGTTTGCTCTATAAGTACGGCTATGATGGCCTATCTCACATTGGAGGAGATGATAGGCCAGGGATTGTTCATAGGCTCGATAAGGATACAACAGGGCTTATGGTAATTGCCAAAAACAATGAAACTTACAAGTATTTGAAGGGACTTTTTGAAACAAGGCAAGTCTACAAGGAATATCTGGCTATTGTCTTTGGAAATTTTGATCAAAAATCTGGTCGCATAGAAAATTATATGGACAGGGATAAGAGCAACCCTAGGAAGATGGCTGTATGTCCAAGTGGGAGAAAGGCAATTAGTGAATATGAGGTCATAAAAGAAGTGGAGGGGTATTCACTAGTTAAAATCCACATATTAACTGGTCGCACCCACCAAATTCGTGTACATATGACCCATATCAACCACCCCTTGCTAGGAGATCCGGTTTATGGCAATGTCAAGCACAAGTTTAACCTCGACCACCAACTCTTGCATTGCACAAGGCTTGGCTTTAAAGACCAAAATGGTGAATATGTGACCTTTACTGCACCTGTCCATGCCAAATTTCAAAAATATCAAGATGTCTTAGGACTTGGAGATTAATATGTATTCAAAAACTATAACTTGTTCCCTCTTGGGACTTAATGGAAAAGCAATAGAAGTAGAAAGTGATATAACAACGGGTTTGCCAAACTTTCTAATAGTTGGCTTGCCGGACTCATCAATCAAAGAATCCAAGGAGAGGGTGAGGGTAGCAATACTAAACTCAGGCTATAATTTCCCACCTGGTAGGATAACAGTAAACTTATCTCCAGCTGATCTAAAAAAAGAAGGAACTCAACTTGACTTACCAATAGCAATCTCCCTTTTATCCTCAATGGGAGTCATTACATATCTTTATGACGATTATGTATTCTTGGGAGAATTGTCCCTTGCAGGCAAAATTGTTCCTATAAGAGGTGCTCTAGCCATGATTATTTCTATGCGTGAGCTGGGATACAAAAAATTTATAATAGCAGAAGAAAATAAGGACGAATGTGCTATTATAAACGATGTGGATATTTTGCCTTTTGATAATCTAAACGATATAGTAAGCTTTTTAAATAAGGAAAAGGAAGTAAAGCCCTACCAATTAGATTTACATAAAATAGATAACCAAGTGACTTATGACCTAGATTTTTCTGACATAAAGGGTCAAGAGAGTCTAAAACGTGCCTTGCAAATAGCAGCTGCAGGTGGTCACAATGTACTAATGATTGGCCCACCAGGATCTGGAAAAACTTTCTCTGCCAAGCACCTTCCAACCATTCTGCCGGATATGAATTTTGATGAAAAGGTAGAAGTAACCAAGATATATTCTATAATGGGACTTTTGGATAAGGGTCAGTTGGTAAATGAAAGACCATTTAGGTCACCCCACCATAGCGCAAGTGAGGTAGCACTTATTGGTGGAGGGCACTCTATACCAAAACCAGGAGAAATATCCTTGGCTCATAGGGGAGTTTTGTTCTTGGATGAATTCCCAGAATTTAACAAAAAGACCATAGAAGCCTTGAGGGAACCCCTTGAAAATCGTGAGATTAATATTTCAAGAGCTCAAGCTTCCCTAAAATACCCATCGGATTTCATATTAATTGCAGCTATGAACCCATGTCCATGTGGTAACTACGGCAATCCTCTTAAAGAGTGTACTTGCACACAAAATGAAATACGTAGGTACCTAAACAAGATCTCTGCACCTATTTTGGATAGAATCGATATTCACATAGAGATTGCTCCGGTTAAATATGAGGACTTGAAAGATAAGTCTCCATCAAAATCATCAGCAGAGCTTAAGGCAGAAGTTGCCAAGGCAAGAGTAATCCAAGATGAGCGCTACAAAAATGAAAAAATAAGATCAAATTCTGAACTTTCTACCAATCAGATGAAAAAATATATCAAACTTAATCCAGAAGTAGAGAAAGTTGCTCAACTTGCCTTTAATAAATACAATTTTTCAGTAAGAAGCTTCAACAAAATCTTGAAAATGGCAAGGACTATAGCTGACCTTGATGGAAGCTTAGAAATAGAACAAAAACACGTCCTAGAAGCAGTGAGATATAGGGCACTTGATGATAAATATTGGACGGTATAAAATGCTTGATCAAAGAGAAATAAATTCGAATATAGATAAATTTGTATATGACCTCCTAGACTATGCCATATATCACAAGGCAAGTGATATACACATAGAAGGTGAGGAAACATACGCCAGGATAAGGCTTAGAATAGATGGGAAACTTAGTGAAATCTTGCATATAAATAGAGATAATTATGAAAAACTAGTTTCAAAAATAAAACTTTTATCAAAAATGGATATAAGCGAGCACAGGAGACCCCAAGATGAGAGCCTAAAACTTCCTGGCTTTGAAAATGTTGATTTTAGAGTGTCTAGTATCGGCACTATTAATGGAGAAAAGCTTGTAATCCGT
It contains:
- a CDS encoding RluA family pseudouridine synthase, with protein sequence MILEAFENIRVDKYISDEFEEIPREKIKEFIKDKKIKVNNKNIKPSYKLEIGDEIEIDDELFEVPEILAEPMDLKIVYENEDYAIIDKDENVIVHPAGSIITGTLVNGLLYKYGYDGLSHIGGDDRPGIVHRLDKDTTGLMVIAKNNETYKYLKGLFETRQVYKEYLAIVFGNFDQKSGRIENYMDRDKSNPRKMAVCPSGRKAISEYEVIKEVEGYSLVKIHILTGRTHQIRVHMTHINHPLLGDPVYGNVKHKFNLDHQLLHCTRLGFKDQNGEYVTFTAPVHAKFQKYQDVLGLGD
- a CDS encoding YifB family Mg chelatase-like AAA ATPase, translating into MYSKTITCSLLGLNGKAIEVESDITTGLPNFLIVGLPDSSIKESKERVRVAILNSGYNFPPGRITVNLSPADLKKEGTQLDLPIAISLLSSMGVITYLYDDYVFLGELSLAGKIVPIRGALAMIISMRELGYKKFIIAEENKDECAIINDVDILPFDNLNDIVSFLNKEKEVKPYQLDLHKIDNQVTYDLDFSDIKGQESLKRALQIAAAGGHNVLMIGPPGSGKTFSAKHLPTILPDMNFDEKVEVTKIYSIMGLLDKGQLVNERPFRSPHHSASEVALIGGGHSIPKPGEISLAHRGVLFLDEFPEFNKKTIEALREPLENREINISRAQASLKYPSDFILIAAMNPCPCGNYGNPLKECTCTQNEIRRYLNKISAPILDRIDIHIEIAPVKYEDLKDKSPSKSSAELKAEVAKARVIQDERYKNEKIRSNSELSTNQMKKYIKLNPEVEKVAQLAFNKYNFSVRSFNKILKMARTIADLDGSLEIEQKHVLEAVRYRALDDKYWTV